ATTCCTTCGGTGTGATCTGTCGTCGAGATATCTTCCGAAATCAAAACCCCGAGCTTGTCGAGTTCTAAGAGCGCCTCGTATAACTTAGCGGAACGAACGTGCATTCTCACGCTCATATAAGGAGTTCTTGAATTTACGGCGGAGCTGCTCTCCAAATATCCGTACTTTGCGATATAGTCTAAGAGTTCTTTTCTGGTTTTAACGAGGTCATTGCACTCATAGGAAAGTTGAATGTTATATTCGAGAAGTCTTTCGGTGGAAATCGGAACCGGTGCAAAAACTTTTCCAAGCTGGTTATCGGCCTTATCAAAAGAATCTTTGAAACCGCTTTCTTCCTTTTCACTCGCGACTTTTTTTGAATCATCGGAAGGAGGCATAGGAGAGCCAAGTTGGGTGGAAACTTCCGCGGTTCTCATCGCCGTTTTTTCAGCTTCTCCCGTGGCTCCTTCTGCGTTGGAATCTTTCTTTTTGCCGCAGGCAACGAGCACGACGAGACAAAGTGCAAGTAAGAATAAAATCGATTGTTTCAATGTATTTCTCCGGATCCGATATACTTTCGAATTCTTTAACATACGAAAAGACCGAAATTCTCTCGGAAAAGGTTTCAATTACAACTCTAAAAATAATTTATTTTAAGAACTCTTGAAACTCGTATCAAATATAAAAACAAAAGAAAACGAGAATGAACGACCAATCTTAAGGAGCGACTCTGAACTTCTTCCAAGAAGAATCCGAATTCTTCTCAAACACGATTCGATCGTGAAGTCTGCTGGATCTTCCTTGCCAGAATTCGATTCTATCAGGTTTCACCGCGTAACCTCCCCAGTGACTAGGGAGCTCCACTTCTTTACCTTCGAATTGAACGGAGAATTTTTGAAATCTCTCTTCTAAAAATTTTCTATCCGGAATGACTTGGCTCTGAGGAGAAGAGTGGGCTCCGATCTGAGATTCTCTCGGTCTGGAATGAAAGTATTCTTCCGATTCTTCTTTTGAAACTTTGGTTACGCTTCCTTCGATTCGAATTTGACGTTCCAGTTCGGACCAAAAGAAAACGAGACAGGCTCTCGGATTCTCCTCCAATTCTTTTCCCTTTCTACTTTCGTAATTTGTAAAGAATAGAAAAGAATCCTCGCTGATTCCTTTTAAGAGGACGGTCCTTGCGTCCGGCTTTCCATCCTTAGAGGCGGTGGCCAAGGTCATCGCATTGACTTCGAAAACTTCGGACAAGACAGCTTCTTGAAACCACTTTTGAAAGAATTGAATCGGATCGTCTCCCGTGTCCGCGATGTCCAAGGAAGAAAGGGTATAACTGTTTCTAATGTCTGCGATTTTTGAAGTCATAGGTCTTAATTTCAAAAAGCATTTTCAGCCGGAAAGTAAAAGTAAAAATTAGAATTCCGATTTTCATTTTTAAGAATTCAGAACTGTCTATTAAGGAATATTCCCGTTGAATCGGATACGAATTTGTCTTGGAAGGCAATGTAAGAATTCTTTAGATACTTTGAAAGTTCTAAAGGACTTCGATGATGATCAGAGTGAGATCGTCTTGAATCGGGGAACCTTGTAAGAATTCGTTGAGATCTTTTTGAATTCTTACAAGCTGGCTCTCGGTTGTGGAAAGATCGGAAGTGCGGATCGATTCCAAAAAGCGAGCTTCACCGTATTCGCTTTTGCTCGAGTTGAACTGCTCGTAGATCCCGTCCGTAAAAAGAAAAATTCTATCTCCAGTTCTTATTTTGATCTTCTCGGAATAGTATTCATAGTCTTTTTTCAATCCTAGGATCGCTCCGGTTTTGTGCATCCACTCGGCGTTTCTTTCCCTAAGAAGAATTTGAGCGGGATGGCCTGCTGATGAATATTCAAGAGTATGATTTTTCACGTTGATGTCCGCGACGATACAAGTAAGATACAAGGTTTTAAACTTTTCAAGAATCACAAAGTTCAATTCTTTCAAAAGATCCGCCGGAGATTTATGAACCTTCTTGAGGTGCTCGTATTCGCTTTTGATCGCCATCGTAATCAGCGCGGCTTGTACTCCGTGACCCGTCGCGTCCGCTACAAAGAAACGATACACTCCGGGTTTGAATTCGAAAAGATCGTAAAAGTCTCCGCCGACCTCGTCCATAGGTTGGTAAGAAACTGAGTATAAAATTCCAGCGAGGACCGGATGTTCCGGAAGAATACTTCTCTGAATTTTTTTGGAATAAAGAAGATCCTTTTGAATGATCTTCAAAGATTGCATCAATTCTTGAGTTCTGGATTCCACCTTCTTTTCCAATTCGAAGTTTAATCGGGTGATATCGTCATATAGTTTAGCATTTTCTAATGAAATAGCCGCTTGAGACGAAAGGATCTCCAAGATCTCAAGTCGGTGTTCGTCAAAAACGCCGTAGGTCAGACGGTTTTCCAAATAGAGAATACTCAAAATTTTCCCTTGTTTTGTAATCGGAAGACAGAGAAGGGATTTTGGTTGGTGGGTCGCGATATAAGAATTGAGCGAATACAAGGATTCTTTCGAAGCGTTGCCCAAAAGGATTCTTTGTCCCGATCGATAAGAGTAGTAAACGAGTTCGACCGGAAGGAGTTCTCCTGCCTCGTCCAAGAGTAAGGACTCAGGTAAAACGTTCTCCGATTCTTCAATGTCCTGGCCGGTTTCGACATAGAGTCCGTTTTGTCTGGGAAGAATCAAAAATCCTCTCGTGGCTCCCGCATTTTCCATGATGGTTCTCATCATCTTCTTTAGGAGTTCGTCTTGTTCGATAATTCCTGAAATGGACTGAGAAGATTTGAGCACGCTCCTCAAATCGAGATTGTCCGCTGATTTAAGAATCGTATCGAGCAGGGCTTCCTCTCTCGTATGGAGTAAAAAACCTGGTTCGTCTTCGAGATGTTCTCGATTCGCCTGAATGAGATCCGCCTTTCTCGAAGCTCCCCAGGAACGATATTGTTTCTGAGCGAGCTTTAAGAGATAATTTCCGTATTGTTTTCTCCCTCGGGAAACTTCCCAAGAGCCGGCGTGTTCGTTTACGATCGCCTTTCTCAGATTGGTTTCGGTTTTGGAAAGGGAGGAAAGCGCTTTTTCAAAACAGGATTCCGCCGTTTTTAAGTCCCGGATAAAATTAGAATATTCTGCTTTTAGAATATAGTAGTGGGTTAAAAAATTGATCGGGTAGACTTTGGACCAGGTTTTAAAAAGAGAAATCGAACCCCGGATAAAAAAGCGATCCAACCAGGAAAGTTTCGAGCCGCTCTGGGCAAAACGGATTAAGTGTAAGGATTTATAAAATCTATATTCGGAATAAAGAAATATGGTTCTGGATCTTTCCAGATCCTCTTTGAATCTTGCAAAGGTATTCAAACCTTCTTCCCATTCTCCGTGAAGATACGTTTCTTTTCCTCTTAAAACCGCGTACCAGGCGAACGCAGTTCCGTTTCCGCAGGGAATGAGAATTTTGTTCTCGAAGGTTTCCAAGGAAACTTCCTGATCCTTGTAGGCGACGTTCGGTTTGGCGGGTCCTTCCAGACTTTTGATAAAATAATCGGAACTCGCGAGAATCGCATACGTAATTTCATAGTTTAAATTTTCGGCACGTTTTGCGTCCTTGATCAAAACCTCTCGATAACTTTCGGAATTCTCCGAGTGATACAATTGATAGATCGAATGCGATATAATGGAGAATGCAGCCCAGAGATAATCTCCGTATTGAATGTTTTTTTGATAGGCTTCTTCGGCTAAGAGCACGAGTTTTGAAAACGGATTCTGGAAATAATCCAGAAGCATATTTTTTCCGAACAAAAATCTTCCTCTCAGACGATCGGAGTTAAAGATGCTCAGGGTGTGTTCGCCTAACTTCCAATAACGAAGAGAAGTTTGAAAGTTCCCGGTGATTGCAAAAACAAGGGAACCGAACCCTGCATAACCGAAAAAACTAACCTGAGAATTTCCTTCCTTGAGAGTGATATTCATCAGTTTCAAAAATAAGAATACAAACAACTTACTATCGAAGTGTTTTCCGTAATTCAACATGTTGGTAAGAATGTTGATCACCTCGATCTTGTAAGGATCCTGATTTCTTTTTGCCTTTTCTAAAGATTCCGGACTTCTTCCCCTTTGATAAAAGATAGTTTTTAAAAATTCGAAAAGAAGAATAAACACGCCGGGCCTTTCCGGAAAATCTTCGCCCATGGATTGAAGCGCTTTGATTCCCACTTTGTAAGCGCCTTCCAAATCGTTTTTAATGTTCATCACTTCCAATTGCATCAGACGAACGTCCGCGATCTCGATAGGATCGTTTAGGTGATCGAGTAAAACCTGAACTACGTTCTCAGCTTCGGAGGTCTTGGAAAGAAAGTAGGCCGATTCCGCGAGCGATTTGTAAATTTGAACGGTTTGTTCTTTTCTTTCGATCCAGGATTCTTCCGTGATTTTTCTTTTGAGAAGAGTAAAGAGCGAATAAGCGGTGTTAAACGCCGCTGAAAGTTTTGCTGCGTTCCCCGCGAGAAGAGTGTAGTGTATAAAAAGATCGATTTCTTCCTTTGAGTTAAGAATTTTTTGAGCGCGTATGAGATGATTTGCGATTTCAGGAATTCTTTCCTGTTTGGGAGAACTCCGATCCGTACGAATCAAAATCCAGCCCAAACTTTTGTGGATCTCCGCGCGGTCTTCCGCACCGATCGATTCGCTGATCACTTGATTGATCTTATCGTGAGAAAAACGAAACGTGATTCCGTCAAAGATAGAATTTTGATTAATATCTCTTTCGGTTTCATTTTTAAGAATTTGAAGAATCGGATAGAGACTCACTTGTGATTCTTGAAAGATGATGATTCCTCGTTTGATACATTCTCGGATTCCGGTTTCAATAATTTCGGGAGAATCTTGAAAATAACGAAAGAGTGTTCCGAGATCGAAAAGGCCTCCTATACACGCGGCGACTTTTAAAAATCTCAGGGTTTCTTCCGGAAGCCTTTTGATTTCTTCCGTAAGAAGATCGAGTACGTTTTCGGTAACAGTTTTCTTAATGATCTGATCCCAGTCAAGGCTCCAGATCCCCGAACTTTTCTGATATTGTATAAAGGATTCCGTATAAAGAGTATTAAAAAACTGATTTAGAAAAAAAGGATTTCCGTTTGTCTTTTGGTAGAGGATGTCTGTGAGTTTTTCAGTGTCTTCCGGCTTGAGATCCAAACTGTCCGAGACAAAATTTTGAATCATCGTTCGATCCAGAGGTTTTAAGGATATTTCCTGAAGAAGAATCTCCGAGCTTAATAATTTATTTCTAAACTGATTTAGAAAATCCGAATTCTCCTCTTCGTTTCTGCAGATAAATACGAAGAGCATTCCTTCCCAATCGGTCTGTCTCGATATGAATTCGATGAGCGCGATGGAAGCCGGGTCGGCCCATTGGATATCATCTAACACAAGTAAGGCGGGACTCCTTCGATTAAAACAGATCGAAAGAAATCGAAGAATGACGATAAACAAAAATTGGTCGTCTTTTTGACTCGGACTTTCCGTGGGTTCCGGAGAGATTCCGATCAAACTTCGGATTTCCGGTATGAGTTGAACGAGAAGTTGTATGTTTTCTCCGAGAGTTTCTCTCATCCCTCTTCTTAAACTCTGAATCTCATACTCGGATTGAGTTAGGAGGTGATTGGAAAGTTCCACCAGAATTTGTCTGAGTGCGTAGTAGGGGATTTCCTTTTTGTCCTCGTCAAACTTTCCTTTAAAGATTCGTAATGCGTTAAAATCGGTTGAAAATACTGAATCCATCACAAGAGAGGTTTTGCCGGTTCCGGATTTTCCCTTGATAAGAATCGAAGCTCGAACACCCGCGTAGATAGAAGCGATCGAATCTTCTATTATTTTTTTTTCACCGTCTCTTCCATATAATTTTTCGGTGATTCTAAACTTGTCTTTTTTCTCCGTGGAAGCTGGGATAAATTCTAAGATACTCTGGCTGGAACGGATCGAATCGTATAAAATTTTGAGATCGTTGGAAAGCGTTTCTAATGCGAAATATCTTTCTTCCGGCATCTTAGAAAGAAGTTTCATAACCAGATTTGAAATCGGAATTGGAACTTCTTTTTTTCTTTCGTGAACTGGAACCGGAACTCTTGCGATATGAGAATGAATGATTTCGAGCGGATCATTGGATTCGAACGGAGGTTTGCCAGTAAGAATCTGATAAAAGAGCGCTCCCAAGGAATAGCCGTCCGATCGAAAGTCTACGGTCCGATTCATTCTTCCCGTTCTTTCCGGAGAGCAATAGGCGAGTAACGTAGGTGATATCTGAAGAGGCGCGAGATTTCCTTTTTCCCCGATGAGGAGGGAAGAAGAGCCGAGCCACGCGAGAGTGGATTTCCCGGTATCGGAATTGTAAAAGAAAGAATTTGGACTGATTTGGTTGTGAAGGATTCCTTTGGAATGAAGCGCGATCAGATTGTCCGTGACCGATATCGCGATCTGTAAAAATTCCTGAATCGGCAGCGAATCCACTTTGTTCAGATGATCTCCAAGCAAAGAAGACTCGATGTTTTCGTAGACAAGACAATATTTATCTTGGATTCTTAAAAGCCTCTGAGGTTTTAGAATTTGATCGTTCTCAACCAGCTTTCCGATTTCGTACTCGTTTAAAAAATAAAACGAGTCTTCCTCTTTGATTTTATCCCTCTGGATCCGAAGAATTTTGGTTTCGGACTCTTCCTCTAAAACTCCTCTGCAAACGGTGGATACATGGTCTTCTAATAGTATTTCCCTGATTCGGAAGGAAGAAGACTTAGTTTCCGTTCGAAAGGACATCTTTTAGGTTCTACGTTTGGAAAAGATGTAAACGTAATATGCGTCCGCGATAAAAACCAAAACACCCAGACAAAGAACAAAGTATTCTTTCGGGAAATAGAGAAACAAGAACACGGTAAAAAACACGGTTCCTAAAAATTTGCACCATGCGATCGGGTATGAAAATAGTTTAGAATTCCCCATGCTCAAAAATAAAACCGGATACATTCCCGATATAAAGAGATTGAGAATATAAGCGGAATTGGAACCTGTAAAAAGATCGTATCGATTGATGTAATAGGTGTAGATCAAGGCTCCCCAGGAAATCAATAAGACTAACAGTAAAAGTCTATATTCTAAAATACTGATGGATGTTCTAAATTGTTTCTGTCCGTATCGAAATACGTTGATAAAGATAAAAATATCCAGAACAAACGCGATCTTATAACCCCAGTTTAATACGATTCCCATGTCCTCCTGGATCACAAACCCCCAGAGGAACTCCCAGATTATATTTCCACAGGCGATAAACACCGGCATTTCTATAAATTGTTTTCGATTGGAATCGGCGATTAAGGCGTAATAGACGTAAGCCCAAAGAATCACTCCCAAAAATAAAAAGAAGTTTTCGAGCGGAGTGAATTTTCCAAGGTAATAAGGGTCGGTTAGAATTTTTTGCCAGAATTCCATGGTCGTTATACTCCCCAGTTTCCTTTCAGAGAAGGAGGAATTTCAAATTTTGCTTTTTTACCTTTATAGTAAAAGTGATCCATCCCTAGGATAAGTTTGGATGAAAAATGAGAAACAAGTTTTTGAAAATGATCGTTTTTGCTCAGAGTTTTGTCGAAGTCCATTATGATTTTCTCAAGGATTTCTCCTAAGACTTCTTTTTCTTCCCAGGGTAACCCTAATACGAGACAGTTTTCTTTTCCTAAATAACTCTGAAGAAAGTAGAGCGGAACTCCATCCAATAAATTTCCAGGCAACATATATTCCATAAAATCCAAAAGGGATTTGGCAAGAATTTTCCCGGCTTCCGATGTCTTTCTCTGTTCTTGGAAGATCGCAAGTCCGATAGCATACGCGTCCTCGTATTTTTCGGGAGTGAGTTCCGGAAGAACACCCATGATATGTCCCACAACTCTCCAGAGATGAATAAACGCATTCTTTTCCTCTAAAGTAAGCACGATACCCGAGAAGGCGAGTCCGTCCAAGATCAAACTCGAAAAAGCTTGAAGAGTTCCGGCCATATCTTCTTGATTGATCGGCTCTCCCCATTCTAAATTCCATGGTCCTGATTGTTTTATAAAATGCCTGATGGACGCGTGCATGAGTCTTACCTTCTGTGCGACTCGGATCCCGTCTCCTTTTGCGGAAAGTCCGCCTTCTTGCAAAACAGAGACAACAAACTGAGTCGTTTCCATCAGTCTTCGATAAACTTTGTCCGTAGATCCGTTTTGTTCCACGAGTCTTCCGGTATGAATGAGCACCTCCGCTCCGTAAGCGCAGGTGTAACTCATCGGTAAGGACTTACAACAGAGAATCATTAGAATCTGAGGTCCAAAAGAAGTAAAAATCTTTTCAGCGATTGAGATCTGTTTCTGGTCGACCCACTCGGGTAACACGCTCGTCTTCTCGAAGTAATCTTTGAAATAGTCCGGAAGCTCCGAAGGAATCGGTGCGAAGTTCTTGGTAAGAGTATTGAACAGTATTAAGCTTTTTAGTTTATCCGGATCTCCAGATTGAAAGTAATCCTCTACGATCTGATCCGCGTAAGGATCGGTCACAGTTCTATATTTCGTAAAATTTTGCATTGAACTTTCCTTAATTGAGTCACAAAGTTTCCATATCCTGGATACGGTGAAAAGAAAAATAACTTTCCAAAATTCTAAAATTAGAAAGAGTTTGCCAATGCAAAAAACGAAAATTTATTTCCCTGAACATTCGAAAATTCTTCTTTTTGTATGTTTCGTTTTTCTGATGGGTTTTTCTTCTTTGTTCGGAGTTGGTCTTTTTCAGCCTTCGCATAATACGCGCTACGCGGGAATGGGAGGGGTGAACCTCGCCATCGGAGGTTCTCCCATGGACATCGCAACCAATCCGGCCAATCTTACAAAAAGTCAAAAGGGAGGGTTGGAGTTTGGTATCGGACTTCCTTATATTCGTTCCACTTATAAGGATCAGCTCGCGGACCCGAATCCGGACTTTGCATATACGAATTCTCAAAATTATAATATTCTTGCTCCTTTGCCTTATTTCGGTCTAAACGTTCCGATCACAAATCGATTAAACTACGGTGTCGGAGTCTACATTCCGGGCGGAGGCAATGGACAAGTGGATGGAATCCTTCGGGTGACGCCTAACGGACAATCCTTTCGAGATTGGTCCGGAATCGATATTCCGGGGCCGATCGGAGACAGTAAGAAAATTAAAGAGGATCTTCTTACAACCTTTTACGTGGTTAAGATGACTAACGCGTTGGCTTATAAATTCGGGAATCTTTCCGTCGGGCTCGGAATCGAAGCCATCTATTCAAGACAGATCGCCTATCAGCGATTTTACGATATCACTCACACTCTCGAAGTTCCGGGACAAGGTTTTGATTATCGAAGTAGAAACGCTTATTCTATGGGAGCTATCTTCGGTCTTACCTACGCTTTCACCGAGTGGTTCAAGGCTGCGTATTCATATCAGGCGAGAAACATTCTTCCCTTAGACGGCGGAATGCAGGTTGGAATCGGAGACGCCAACAATTATAGAAGGACAGGAGTTTCGGCGACATTCAATCTTCCCGAAAAACACGGAATCGGTTTTTCTTTTGGCAACGACAGTCTTCGTTTAGGAATCGATTTTCTCTATTATAATTACAACTCTTACGATCAAACCTTCAAACAAACTCTGGAAGATTCTTGGTTTCCGACCGCTTTTGGAAAAACGAATACGGTCTCACAAAATATTGCTTATCACGATTCATGGGCGGGTGCGTTAGGTTTAGAATATAAAACAGATTCTTTTGCGTTTCGTACGGGATATCGTTACAACACGGGAGTCGTTCGATCGGAAGGTATGAGCGCGTTGCAGGCGGGAATTATGGTTCAACAGTTGGCTACATTAGGACTTAGTTTTCTTTCGGGAAATTGGAGTTTTGATTTTGCGGTTAATTATCTCTTTTCGAGAAGGATCGTCGCGTCTCAAGGAAACGATTGGGCGGTATTACATTCCGTCTTTGGTCCGAACGATATCCGAGTGCTCAATTATTCTCAGTCCTTACAATCCGATGTTCCGGCGATTCTCTTCGGCGCTTCGTATCGATTTGAGTAGAAGTCCTTTCGTTTTTTGTCCTTCTCTTCTTGACCTTGTCGGCCTCAAGGTTTTATCTATCCGTCAATGACTTCGATGGATTGGGAAACGATTCGATATCCGGTCCTATTGACCTTGGGCGTAAGCGCGCTTTCCACTTTGATCGCGACCACCTTGGGAGTGTTAGGCGCCTATCTTCTATCCAAGTCTAAATTTTTTGGAAAAGAGTTGGTAGATTCGATTCTTACACTTCCTCTTGTTTTACCGCCTACGGTTCTCGGTTATTACTTATTGGTTCTTTTGGGAAGAAACGGATTTGTAGGATCTTTTTTGTCCGATCTCTTCCACTTCAGCGTTTTATTTCATTGGTCGGGAGCGGTCATTGCTTCGATCCTAGTTTCTTTCCCGTTGGTCTATCGAGCTGCGAGAGCTGCCTTAGAAGACGTGGATTCCGATTTGGAAGACACGGCGAGGACTTTGGGAAAAGGGAACTTTGTCATCTTTTGGGAAATTCTTCTTCCTCTTTCTTGGAGAGGAATTCTTGCCGGTGCGATGCTCGCGTATGCAAGAGGAATGGGAGAATTCGGCGCGACCCTTATGATCGCGGGTAATATTCCGAAAAGGACACAAACCCTTTCTCTTGCGATCTATGACGCGGTTCAAGCGGGGAATGAGTCCGTTGCGTTCTATCTTGTGGTGTTGACTTCGATTCTTTCCGTCGTCATCCTTACCGTCTCTACAAAACTTTTCAAAAAATCTCACTGGTAAAATTAGAAAAACAGAATATGCAAAAAATTAAGATTATCGTTTTGTTTTGGTTTCTCTCCTTTTTATCTCCGATTTTCGGAGAAACAAAAAAGCAAATTATAGTTTCGGCGGCTTCCAGTTTGACTCAGGCCTTTACGGAAATCGGAGAAGCCTTTGAAAAGAAACATTCGACAAAGGTTTTTTTTAACTTTGCGGCTTCCGGTGTTTTACTCCAGCAGATAGAAAACGGAGCTCCCGCAGACGTATTCGCTTCGGCGGATCAGGAAACCGTGGAAAAAGGATCTGAGAAAAAGCTCTTCGATCTGAAATCAAAAAAGAATTTTGTTGGGAATCGACTGATTCTCGTTGTGCCCGCGGACAGATCTTCGAAGATTCAATCGCTTTCCGATCTCAAAGAAGAGTTTGTTCAAAGGATTGCTCTTGGAAATGTCCTTACGGTTCCGGCGGGAAGATATGCGAAAGAGGTTCTGGAGAAGGAAGGAATCTATAAGATTCTGGAAGGCAAATTGATTCCCGGAGAAAACGTAAGACAGGTTTTGGATTATGTTGCGAGGGGAGAAGTGGAAGCGGGTTTTGTATATAAGACCGACGCGATGCTTATGAAGGAAAATGTAAAGATCGCCGTTGCAGATCTAAAAACCAGACCGATCCTCTATCCGGTTGTAATCGTATCAAAAACTTCTTTACCAAAAGAGTCCAAACTTTTTGTAGAATTTTTATTTTCTCCGGAAGCACAGAAAATTTTCCAAAAGTTTCATTTTGCAAAAGGAGAATCGAATTGGAAGTAGTTTTGAAACGATTGTTGATAACTGTTTTTGAAAAAGAGGCGATCCGCAGTTTGAAACCGGAGACGAGAAAACCAAAGTGTCGCTTGAAATAAAAATTCAAAAAACGTTACGTGATCAAGATCGAAAATTCTTTCTTGATCTTGATTTTTCATTTCAAAAAGATTTTTTACTGATCTACGGTCCTTCCGGAGCCGGTAAAACCCTGACTTTGAAAACGATTGCGGGTTTGATCCGTCCGGATGAGGGAATGATTTCGCTTAACAATAGAACGTTTTTTGACTCGAAAAAGAAGTTCGATCTTCCGGTTCAAAAACGAAACATCGGTTATCTCCCGCAAGGGTATTCTCTTTTTCCCCATCTTTCGGTGCGAAAGAATTTGGAATTTCCTCTAAAGGAAACGTTTTCTTGGAGATTAAAAGCGGACGATGCAAAAAAAATCGATGAAATATTAGAATTATTTGAAATAGAAAATCTCTCCGAAAGTTATCCAAAAAATCTTTCGGGTGGTCAGAAACAAAGAGTGGCACTCGCGAGAGCCCTCGTAAAACGGCCAGATCTTCTTCTTTTAGACGAGCCCTTTGCGGCCCTCAATATAGAACTAAAAAATCGGATGAGAGGGGAGTTGGAAAAAATACAAAAGCTCTATCGAATTCCGGTTCTAATCGTTTCTCACGATCAAAGCGATGTTTCCTTTTTTTCGGGAGAATCTCTTACGATCGAAAACGGAAGTATATTCCAAAAACTGAATTCTTCTAAAAAAAGAAAAATCAAAGGAAAAATTTAGGTTTCTTAGAATTTAGTTCGGGTAGTCGCTTTTCTCTTTTAAGATCAAAGTCGATTCCTATTTTACTCAAATCCGGACTTAAAGTCCGCTGTAAGTATTTTTTCGACCGTAAGCTTGTCATAAAAAATAATTCAAGCCGCGTAAACCGAAAGAATCGAAACGAATACGAACAAAACCGGTGAACCCTAATTCTAAATCGTATAATCCTCTACGTAAACTTTTACCTTTCTAAAACGAATGTGAACCGTTTCTCCCGGCAACAAGTTAAGGTTTTGGAACTCGGTGGAGTTTAGTTGTGATTCTAAGATCGCGCCCGTATCCAAACGTTTGAGATCCACCTTTACGATTCTTCCGGTCGAATGAATGTATTGAATTTCAGCAGGGATCGTTTGCGCAGGGATCGCCTCTCTTAAAATTTCAACGTCATAAGGACGAACATAACCGACCGCGTTTGCGTTTTCAATTTCAGCGTGTTCGGGTGCCTCAACTTTGATTTCTCCGAGTTGTGTTTGTCCTCCTTGAACCCTTCCATGAAAAAGATTTACGTCTCCCAAAAAATGAAATACAAAGGAATTTTTCGGATGATTGTAAACTTCGTCAGGAGTTCCTACTTGTTCGATCTTACCGGATCGTAAGATTACGACTCGATCCGAAACTTCCAAGGCTTCTTCCTGATCGTGAGTTACAAAGACACTCGTGATATGAATTTCATCGTGAAGACGTCGAAGCCAGTTTCTGAGTTCTTTTCTTACCTTTGCGTCAAGAGCCCCGAATGGTTCGTCTAACAGTAAAAAACGAGGCTCGATCGCGAGGGCTCTTGCGAGTGCGATCCTTTGTCTTTGTCCTCCGGAAAGTTCGTCGGGATACCGGTTGTGGAAATTTTCCAACTGAACGAGTTTCAAAAGACTCATCACCTTTTCTCGAATCGCTTCCTTACTCGGTCTTTCCGATTTCTTTCTAACTTCGAGGCCGAAGGCTATGTTTTCAAAGATGGTCATGTGACGAAAGAGGGCGTAGTGCTGGAATACAAAGCCGACTCCTCTGTCTTTTGCATTTTTCTTGCCGACTTCCTTTCCTTCAAAGATCACTTCTCCGGAATCCGCTTCTTCGAGTCCCGCGATGATTCTTAAGAGCGTTGTTTTTCCGGAACCGGAAGGACCAAGAAGTGCGACCAATTCTCCGGAAGGAACTTCCAGAGATAAGTTATCGATTGCGGTAAAGTTTCCGAATCGTTTTACAATATTCT
This is a stretch of genomic DNA from Leptospira tipperaryensis. It encodes these proteins:
- a CDS encoding oxygenase MpaB family protein, whose protein sequence is MQNFTKYRTVTDPYADQIVEDYFQSGDPDKLKSLILFNTLTKNFAPIPSELPDYFKDYFEKTSVLPEWVDQKQISIAEKIFTSFGPQILMILCCKSLPMSYTCAYGAEVLIHTGRLVEQNGSTDKVYRRLMETTQFVVSVLQEGGLSAKGDGIRVAQKVRLMHASIRHFIKQSGPWNLEWGEPINQEDMAGTLQAFSSLILDGLAFSGIVLTLEEKNAFIHLWRVVGHIMGVLPELTPEKYEDAYAIGLAIFQEQRKTSEAGKILAKSLLDFMEYMLPGNLLDGVPLYFLQSYLGKENCLVLGLPWEEKEVLGEILEKIIMDFDKTLSKNDHFQKLVSHFSSKLILGMDHFYYKGKKAKFEIPPSLKGNWGV
- the modA gene encoding molybdate ABC transporter substrate-binding protein translates to MQKIKIIVLFWFLSFLSPIFGETKKQIIVSAASSLTQAFTEIGEAFEKKHSTKVFFNFAASGVLLQQIENGAPADVFASADQETVEKGSEKKLFDLKSKKNFVGNRLILVVPADRSSKIQSLSDLKEEFVQRIALGNVLTVPAGRYAKEVLEKEGIYKILEGKLIPGENVRQVLDYVARGEVEAGFVYKTDAMLMKENVKIAVADLKTRPILYPVVIVSKTSLPKESKLFVEFLFSPEAQKIFQKFHFAKGESNWK
- the modB gene encoding molybdate ABC transporter permease subunit, giving the protein MTSMDWETIRYPVLLTLGVSALSTLIATTLGVLGAYLLSKSKFFGKELVDSILTLPLVLPPTVLGYYLLVLLGRNGFVGSFLSDLFHFSVLFHWSGAVIASILVSFPLVYRAARAALEDVDSDLEDTARTLGKGNFVIFWEILLPLSWRGILAGAMLAYARGMGEFGATLMIAGNIPKRTQTLSLAIYDAVQAGNESVAFYLVVLTSILSVVILTVSTKLFKKSHW
- a CDS encoding ATP-binding cassette domain-containing protein is translated as MSLEIKIQKTLRDQDRKFFLDLDFSFQKDFLLIYGPSGAGKTLTLKTIAGLIRPDEGMISLNNRTFFDSKKKFDLPVQKRNIGYLPQGYSLFPHLSVRKNLEFPLKETFSWRLKADDAKKIDEILELFEIENLSESYPKNLSGGQKQRVALARALVKRPDLLLLDEPFAALNIELKNRMRGELEKIQKLYRIPVLIVSHDQSDVSFFSGESLTIENGSIFQKLNSSKKRKIKGKI
- a CDS encoding OmpP1/FadL family transporter, which encodes MQKTKIYFPEHSKILLFVCFVFLMGFSSLFGVGLFQPSHNTRYAGMGGVNLAIGGSPMDIATNPANLTKSQKGGLEFGIGLPYIRSTYKDQLADPNPDFAYTNSQNYNILAPLPYFGLNVPITNRLNYGVGVYIPGGGNGQVDGILRVTPNGQSFRDWSGIDIPGPIGDSKKIKEDLLTTFYVVKMTNALAYKFGNLSVGLGIEAIYSRQIAYQRFYDITHTLEVPGQGFDYRSRNAYSMGAIFGLTYAFTEWFKAAYSYQARNILPLDGGMQVGIGDANNYRRTGVSATFNLPEKHGIGFSFGNDSLRLGIDFLYYNYNSYDQTFKQTLEDSWFPTAFGKTNTVSQNIAYHDSWAGALGLEYKTDSFAFRTGYRYNTGVVRSEGMSALQAGIMVQQLATLGLSFLSGNWSFDFAVNYLFSRRIVASQGNDWAVLHSVFGPNDIRVLNYSQSLQSDVPAILFGASYRFE
- a CDS encoding sulfate/molybdate ABC transporter ATP-binding protein, with the protein product MGIEVKNIVKRFGNFTAIDNLSLEVPSGELVALLGPSGSGKTTLLRIIAGLEEADSGEVIFEGKEVGKKNAKDRGVGFVFQHYALFRHMTIFENIAFGLEVRKKSERPSKEAIREKVMSLLKLVQLENFHNRYPDELSGGQRQRIALARALAIEPRFLLLDEPFGALDAKVRKELRNWLRRLHDEIHITSVFVTHDQEEALEVSDRVVILRSGKIEQVGTPDEVYNHPKNSFVFHFLGDVNLFHGRVQGGQTQLGEIKVEAPEHAEIENANAVGYVRPYDVEILREAIPAQTIPAEIQYIHSTGRIVKVDLKRLDTGAILESQLNSTEFQNLNLLPGETVHIRFRKVKVYVEDYTI